The Methanobrevibacter millerae genome includes the window AAATAACAAAAGGAAGAATTCCTAAAGAGGATATCATTGATAAATCTGCAGTATAAAGTGCAGAAAAAATCATGCTTGGAAGCATAATGTAAATCACTATATTATTTAAAGTATCAACATTATCAACAGATAAAAAATCAATGCGCTTGAGGATATAACCTAAAGCAATCATTATAATGATAGATAAAATAGTAATTTGTATAGCGTCCATTATTAAAAGTAGATATTTATATTATTTAAAATTAAAGGAAAAAGAAAAATAGAAGAAGATATTTAATCAACAATACCTTCATTAGTAATTTTGAATACACATTCACCTTCAGGTAAATGAGGGCTGTCGACTAAACGAGCAATTCTTTTACCTGCAAGTCCTTTTTTAAGCCAAATCCTATAAGTAGAAGCATGTCCTAAAACATGTCCACCAATAGCTTTAGTAGGACTTCCAAAGAATGAATCCGGTTTAGCCTGAACCTGATTTGTAATAAATACTGCAACATTATATGTGTTAGCAATTTGTTGAAGTGAATGTAAATGTTGATTTAATTTTTGTTGTCTTACAGCTAAAGATTCCCTACCAACATATTCCGCTCTGAAGTGAGCCATTAATGAATCCACAATAACCAATTTAACATTGGTACCATTTTGAATTAATTCATTAATCTTATCTACCATCAATATTTGGTGTGAAGAATTGAAAGCCCGTGCAACATGAATCCTTTGTAAAACATCTTCTAAATCCAATTCAAAACCATTAGCAATTTGTTTAATCCTTTCTGGACGGAATGTATTTTCAGTA containing:
- the radA gene encoding DNA repair and recombination protein RadA, whose amino-acid sequence is MVELEDLPSVGEKTAEKLRDAGFADMMRLATATPKELSVKAEIGEGVAEKVIEAARKAEDIGFETALEVDERRKDVGHISVGSKGFNDLIAGGIETQAITEVFGEFGSGKSQISHELAVTVQLPEELGGLDGDCVFVDTENTFRPERIKQIANGFELDLEDVLQRIHVARAFNSSHQILMVDKINELIQNGTNVKLVIVDSLMAHFRAEYVGRESLAVRQQKLNQHLHSLQQIANTYNVAVFITNQVQAKPDSFFGSPTKAIGGHVLGHASTYRIWLKKGLAGKRIARLVDSPHLPEGECVFKITNEGIVD